In Natronomonas salsuginis, the sequence CAGGCGACGTATGCCCTGTCGAAGGTATTTGTTCCGGTTGGTCTGAACTCTCCTTGATCGGTGGCTCAGTGTTCATTGTCAAACAGCCTGCAATGGCTGAAACACTAGAACCCCCTGCTGTGAGGAGATAATCACGTCGAGACAGTTCAGTTTCTGAGATACCGAAACGAGTGGTCATGATACATTCGGTGATTGGCATAGCCCCATCATAGGGAGACGGCGGAGTCCCAATTCGCGGGAGAGCGCGTGTATATGTTCGGGAAAAGCTAGATAGGTCTTGAAGACAAACTATACATCTTGCTGGTCCCATGAACAACATATTTGACATTTAGAAGAACCACTCTCTTTACAGGTTTGGCGGATCCGATATGAAACTGGCTTCTCGATAAATCTATAGACTTGAAGGGGGTTTGAATCCGATAATCAGGGTGGAGATTGACGACTTTTATACCCCACCTGTCGCGGTCAGGTATGCGCTCGCAAACTGTACCGCATTATAGGCACCGTGAATCACAGCAGGAACAGTGAGATTGTCGGTGTACTCGTAGGTTATCCCAAGTACCAAGGCTAGAAGGAACGCGACACCGATGTACACCAGTTTTCCTTCCCCGGTCAACGAGAAGAGGTGGATCGACGCAAAGAGGGCACTCGTAAGGACGATTGCACGAGATGGGTGCAGAGATTCCCGGAGTGTACCCTGAATAATCCCACGGTATAGCAGCTCCTCCCCGGGGCCGACGAGTAGAAACGAAAGGGGGACTAACAGCAAGAACGCTTCTGGATTCTGCTGACCAATCGTGACAATCTGGTTCTGTGCTGAATCGATCCCGAATGAAGAAATAACCGCCGAAACAATCACGATTAGCCCCAAGAGCGCAAGTATCCCACTGCTAATGACAATAATATCTCGCTTATCCGGAATAGTAAACGGGGCGAAGTTAAAGCCAAGATCATGAATCTTGAGATAGATGATAGCGAGTCCTCCGAACGTTACTCCCTGTAATAGGACTGTACTCAGCAATAGACCCAATGATGGGCGAGCAGCGACGTCAATCCCAAATACGGCTAGAAGCGTAGCAGCGATGGCGACGATGATCGATCCAATGATCATGGAGCCGTACGTGAGTCCAATTGCAGTCCCAACAGAACGTATTCGTGAAGCAAATTGTGTCATATTAGGTAACTGGGTCCTTTGTAGCTAGAGTGTTTCGACTTCTGTTGACCGTCTCAATAGCATTGGCTAAGGAGAAGCTGTGGTTGTAGGTGAGACGTATCTGTTTGTTCATTAGTACCTCTGGGTTAAGCCAGTAAATGCTTGTAGCCGATTGGCATCTCTGGAGTCGTCTTTCGATAATTGCTCAAGTGCATTATATATCGAGACATATCTTGATCGGTAAGGCTCTCAATCCACAATACGTCTTGTAGATGCTTGGATAGCAAAATTACATTCCGGTTTCCTATTGAATGGGATTCCGCCACCGATTCATTATGGTGCGTCCCACAGTATCATTAAGAATTTCCACAACTTGTTGGGAATTCATTCACGCTTACATTTATGACACAGCAAAAATATTCCCGTGAACAACCACCAGATGGACGCGAGGACAACATAGAGTCCATCGAAGAGATCGCTTGTTCCGAGTGCTCAGATCGAATTATCCAAGACAGCGATCAGGATGAAACGACCTGTGAGAACTGTGGATTGATTTTCGAAGAGGGCCACGTCGACCACGGTCCTGAATGGCGTGCGTTCATGTCCGAACATGATGAAAAAGAGCCGAACCTGTATCCTGACTACGCAGCTGATGTACGTTAGTCAGTATGCCGCTCCTCGTATCGCGACTCTTTCGACAGTTCGTCGGTTATGAACTGGGAGTTGCAATCTGCTTGGATTCGCGCCGTCAGGAGAATACGTAGACGACAATCGGACTCCATATCCCGGCGAACACATATAATCGAATAATGGGAGACAATTCAGTGTCGTCCGAGGACACACCGACGTTACAGGATGTCCTCGATGCGCTGGATGATCCCGAGTGCCGAGCCATCCTCCGTGAAACCCTTGAACCCATGACTGCGAACGAACTCATCGATGCTTGTGACATCCCCAAATCGACGTTGTATCGCAAATTAGAACTGCTCCGTTCCGCTTCTCTCCTAGAAGAGTGGGATACGATCAATCCGGGTGGCGGACGAGTCACCCACTACGAACGATCGTTTGATGACGTGACGATCTCTATGAACGACACCGGTGAGTTTTCCGTACGTGTCGAACGTCCACCACAGTCTACCGACGAACGGCTTGTAGACATCTGGTCAATGATGGGGGATGAGGTATGAACGGTGTAATAACCTCGATTGCGGTGGTTAAGTTTGTAATCTTGCTCCTTGGAGGTGGGATTACCTACATCGCATTTAAGGCCTATCTGCGAACGGGTGAGGATTCTATCCGTGTTCTGGGTATTGGGTTCGGTGTCATCACACTCGGCGCTCTATTGACGGGTGTAGCCAACCAGTTCTTTTCCCTCTCGCTAGCACGCGGTGTGCTCATTAATAGTGTGTTCGTCTCTTTCGGACTTGCGGTCATCATGTACTCTCTTCATATTCAGAGATGACTCGGATTTTGTCAGCCTATATTTACCACCCGAAGCCACTGAAGTGCAGTTGATTGCCCTGTCATCTCGAAGTGACGTATTTGGTCGGGTGCGACCGGCCAGACAGGACGAATCATATTCCACCAATCGACGAGCAGTTTCGCCCAGACCGAATCACCGACTGCAGCGTACCGGCTGATACTGAACTGCGACCCGTAGCGTAGGTCAAGGATGATACCGTATACATGGGACAGAAACGTCGAAAACGTCCAGTCTCAGAACTACCTCCAGAACACTGACTGCGCCATATTCGTCTGTTTTCTCGACGAGCAGTGAGTACATCTCGTCTCAACTCTGTCAGGTCCCCTTTCCGACTCGTATCGCGACTGGGTCTCACTCAGTTTCATCGAAAAACTCGAACATCTGGGTACTTGTGGGGAACCATGCTTAGTGGTTGTGACTCGTGTGGTCGGTGATCCCCGTGTCGTTTTCCAAGTCACTCACCAACTCAACGGTCATGTGATCGACTCCCCGGTCCGAAAGAAGTTGATAGACTCGAGAGCGAATCGTCTGTTGTTGGTCTAATGATGCTGGCTCATATTGAAGTCGCACCGTCGCTACCGTCAGCTGACTACAAACTTGCCAGACGTGCAGGTCGTCAACGTCCACGACGCCGTCGATAGTCGTCAGTTCGACCCGAAGTCCATCCGGTGAAATCGGACTTCACTCTAGGAGAATCGATGTGCTTCCACGGAACACTTTCCCTGCCGAA encodes:
- a CDS encoding CPBP family intramembrane glutamic endopeptidase encodes the protein MIIGSIIVAIAATLLAVFGIDVAARPSLGLLLSTVLLQGVTFGGLAIIYLKIHDLGFNFAPFTIPDKRDIIVISSGILALLGLIVIVSAVISSFGIDSAQNQIVTIGQQNPEAFLLLVPLSFLLVGPGEELLYRGIIQGTLRESLHPSRAIVLTSALFASIHLFSLTGEGKLVYIGVAFLLALVLGITYEYTDNLTVPAVIHGAYNAVQFASAYLTATGGV
- a CDS encoding TFIIB-type zinc ribbon-containing protein, giving the protein MTQQKYSREQPPDGREDNIESIEEIACSECSDRIIQDSDQDETTCENCGLIFEEGHVDHGPEWRAFMSEHDEKEPNLYPDYAADVR
- a CDS encoding winged helix-turn-helix domain-containing protein; protein product: MGDNSVSSEDTPTLQDVLDALDDPECRAILRETLEPMTANELIDACDIPKSTLYRKLELLRSASLLEEWDTINPGGGRVTHYERSFDDVTISMNDTGEFSVRVERPPQSTDERLVDIWSMMGDEV
- a CDS encoding DUF7521 family protein, with protein sequence MNGVITSIAVVKFVILLLGGGITYIAFKAYLRTGEDSIRVLGIGFGVITLGALLTGVANQFFSLSLARGVLINSVFVSFGLAVIMYSLHIQR